In Gossypium raimondii isolate GPD5lz chromosome 12, ASM2569854v1, whole genome shotgun sequence, a single window of DNA contains:
- the LOC105764008 gene encoding protein translocase subunit SecA, chloroplastic, with the protein MATAAPIFDSTLGNHHHSLSVSPFTSNFIFNYRNKTYPSIPHVGSSFLSGKSLRVVQIGAKTPRLGTRRKKRVGVTASLGGLLGGIFKGNDTGESTRQQYAATVTTVNKLEPTMAALSDTELKEKTFALKERASQGESLDSLLPEAFAVVREASKRVLGLRPFDVQLIGGMVLHKGEIAEMRTGEGKTLVAILPAYLNALSGKGVHVVTVNDYLARRDCEWVGQVPRFLGLKVGLIQQNMTSEQRRENYLCDITYVTNSELGFDYLRDNLATSAEELVLRDFNYCIIDEVDSILIDEARTPLIISGTAEKPSDAYYKAAKIAAAFERDVHYTVDEKQKTVLLSEQGYEDAEEILDVKDLYDPREQWASYLLNAIKAKELFLKDVNYIIRGKEVLIVDEFTGRVMQGRRWSDGLHQAVEAKEGLPIQNETITLASISYQNFFLQFPKLCGMTGTAATESTEFESIYKLKVTIVPTNKPMIRKDESDVVFRATNGKWRAVVVEISRMNKTGRPVLVGTTSVEQSDSLSEQLQQAGIPHEVLNAKPENVEREAEIVAQSGRLGAVTIATNMAGRGTDIILGGNAEFMARLKLREMLMPRVVKPAGGVFVSVKKPPPMKTWKVNEKLFPCKLSDKNTKLAEEAVELSVNTWGKKSLSELEAEELLSYSCEKGPAQDEVIAKLRSAFLEIVKEYKAYTEEERKQVVAAGGLHVVGTERHESRRIDNQLRGRSGRQGDPGSSRFFLSLEDNIFRIFGGDRIQGLMRAFRVEDLPIESKMLTKALDEAQRKVENYFFDIRKQLFEYDEVLNSQRDRVYTERRRALMSDNLQSLIIEYAELTMDDILEANIGSDAPKESWDLEKLIAKVQQYCYLLNDLTPDLLRSECSSYEELQDYLRRRGREAYLQKRDMVEKQAEGLMKEAERFLILSNIDRLWKEHLQALKFVQQAVGLRGYAQRDPLIEYKLEGYNLFLDMMAQIRRNVIYSIYQFKPVMVKKDEDDRSDEVVTNGRSGNKKPDPVGAVESSSSTASA; encoded by the exons ATGGCCACAGCAGCACCCATATTCGACTCCACCTTGGGAAACCACCATCACTCTCTTTCTGTTTCACCATTTACTTCCAATTTCATCTTCAACTACAGAAACAAAACCTACCCTTCAATTCCCCATGTGGGTTCTTCGTTCTTGAGTGGGAAGTCCCTTAGAGTGGTTCAAATTGGAGCCAAAACACCCAGATTGGGAACTAGGAGGAAGAAAAGGGTGGGTGTTACAGCTTCATTAGGGGGTCTTTTAGGTGGAATTTTTAAAGGGAATGATACAGGAGAGTCCACTAGGCAGCAATATGCTGCGACTGTTACGACTGTTAATAAGTTGGAACCCACCATGGCTGCATTGTCTGATACTGAGCTGAAGGAAAAGACTTTTGCTTTGAAGGAACGTGCCTCTCAAGGCGAATCTTTGGATTCTCTTTTGCCT GAGGCGTTTGCTGTTGTAAGAGAAGCCTCCAAGAGGGTCCTTGGACTTCGTCCTTTTGATGTCCAACTAATAG GTGGCATGGTTCTTCATAAGGGAGAAATAGCTGAAATGAGGACTGGAGAAGGGAAAACACTTGTTGCTATTTTACCAGCTTATTTGAATGCATTAAGTGGAAAAGGAGTTCATGTGGTTACTGTCAACGATTATCTGGCTAGACGAGATTGCGAGTGGGTTGGTCAAGTTCCTCGCTTTCTAGGGTTGAAGGTTGGCCTAATTCAAC AGAATATGACAAGTGAACAGAGAAGGGAAAACTACTTGTGTGATATTACTTATGTCACCAATAGTGAGCTAGGTTTTGACTACTTGAGAGATAATCTTGCCACG AGTGCTGAGGAGCTTGTTTTGAGGGATTTCAATTATTGTATCATAGATGAGGTTGATTCTATCCTTATTGATGAAGCAAGAACGCCACTCATCATATCTGGAACTGCTGAAAAACCTAGTGATGCATATTACAAAGCAGCAAAAATCGCTGCTGCCTTTGAGCGAGATGTACATTATACT GTGGATGAGAAGCAGAAAACTGTTCTACTTTCAGAACAGGGTTATGAAGATGCTGAAGAAATTTTGGATGTAAAAGATTTGTATGATCCACGGGAACAATGGGCATCATATCTTTTGAATGCTATTAAAGCGAAGGAATTGTTTCTTAAAGatgtaaattatattatccgGGGCAAGGAGGTGCTTATCGTAGATGAGTTTACTGGTCGAGTTATGCAG GGGAGAAGATGGAGTGATGGACTTCACCAAGCAGTTGAAGCGAAAGAGGGTTTACCTATTCAAAATGAAACTATAACTCTAGCATCAATCAGTTACCAGAACTTTTTCCTCCAG TTTCCTAAACTTTGTGGAATGACTGGCACTGCAGCAACTGAAAGCACAGAATTTGAGAGCATATACAAGCTTAAAGTTACTATTGTCCCCACAAATAAGCCCATGATAAGAAAG GATGAGTCTGATGTAGTGTTCCGGGCAACTAATGGAAAATGGAGGGCAGTTGTTGTAGAAATTTCTAGAATGAACAAGACAGGCCGTCCAGTGCTTGTTGGCACAACAAGTGTTGAGCAAAGTGACTCATTGTCGGAGCAATTGCAGCAAGCTGGGATCCCCCATGAG gtTCTCAATGCAAAACCGGAGAATGTGGAGAGAGAAGCAGAGATTGTAGCACAGAGTGGTCGTCTAGGGGCAGTGACTATTGCTACCAATATGGCTGGCCGTGGAACAGACATCATCCTAGGTGGCAATGCAGAATTTATGGCCAGGCTGAAGCTTCGCGAGATGCTAATGCCAag AGTTGTCAAACCAGCTGGAGGAGTCTTTGTATCAGTGAAGAAACCTCCTCCAATGAAGACATGGAAG GTGAATGAGAAGTTATTTCCGTGCAAGCTATCTGACAAGAACACCAAGTTAGCCGAGGAAGCTGTAGAGTTGTCTGTCAACACTTGGGGCAAGAAATCTTTAAGTGAACTTGAAGCTGAGGAGCTGCTGTCTTATTCTTGTGAAAAG GGACCTGCTCAAGATGAAGTTATAGCCAAGCTACGAAGTGCTTTTTTAGAAATTGTAAAGGAATATAAGGCCTACACTGAGGAAGAGAGGAAACAGGTTGTGGCAGCTGGTGGGCTTCATGTGGTGGGGACAGAACGTCATGAGTCACGACGAATAGACAATCAG CTTCGTGGAAGGAGTGGCAGGCAAGGGGATCCCGGAAGTTCTCGCTTTTTTCTAAGTCTTGAAGATAATATCTTCCGTATTTTCGGAGGGGATAGAATTCAG GGTTTGATGAGAGCTTTCAGAGTTGAAGACCTACCGATTGAATCCAAGATGTTGACTAAAGCACTTGATGAAGCTCAGCGGAAAGTGGAAAACTACTTTTTCGACATTCGTAAACAGTTGTTCGAATATGATGAGGTCTTAAACAGTCAAAGAGACCGTGTCTATACAGAGAGAAGACGAGCCCTCATGTCAGACAATCTCCAATCTCTTATTATTGAATATGCTGAATTGACAATGGATGACATCTTAGAG gCAAATATTGGTTCAGATGCTCCAAAAGAAAGCTGGGATCTTGAAAAGCTCATTGCAAAAGTTCAACA GTACTGCTACTTGTTAAATGATTTGACCCCAGATTTGTTGAGGAGTGAGTGTTCAAGTTATGAGGAGTTACAGGATTACCTTCGCCGTCGTGGTCGAGAAGCATATTTGCAGAAAAGG GATATGGTGGAGAAGCAAGCAGAAGGGTTAATGAAAGAAGCCGAAAGATTCTTAATCTTAAGCAATATCGACCGTCTGTGGAAAGAACATTTACAAGCCCTGAAGTTTGTACAACAAGCTGTAGGCTTACGCGGATATGCTCAACGCGATCCACTAATCGAATATAAGCTCGAAGGGTACAACCTTTTCTTGGATATGATGGCACAGATACGACGAAACGTAATATATTCGATATATCAG TTCAAACCGGTGATggtaaagaaagatgaagatgatAGGTCAGACGAAGTAGTTACAAATGGTAGAAGCGGTAATAAAAAACCCGACCCGGTTGGTGCAGTAGAGTCATCTTCATCAACTGCCAGTGCCTAG
- the LOC105764010 gene encoding protein transport protein SEC23 isoform X1: MATPPQASPGAPNTDKKSPMTPAPPTISPGAPRFTPPNLQQDQIASPSIKNPIMLSPENGVKTGSPVPHLSTPPGPPVFTSPVRPAAVPFRTSPVTPQPVAFSSGSSLPTSSPPHFPNGSAELQQQLPGATEESMPAGESPCVLFSAHKLLKHKKLANVPSLGFGVLVSPGRETSTGPQVIHRDPHRCHNCGAYSNLYSNILIGSGQWQCVICRNLNGSEGEYIASSKEELRNFPELSSPLVDFIQTGNKRPSFVPVTDSRTSAPVVLVIDECLDEAHLQHLQSSLHAFVDSVPPTTRIGIILYGSTVSVYDFTEESIASADVIPGGTSPTQETLKGLIYGTGIYLSPMHASKEVAHLIFSSLRPYKLNVPEVSRDRCLGTAVEVAVAIIQGPSVDMSRGVVKRPGGNSRIIVCAGGPNTYGPGSVPHSYTHPNYPHREKTAIKWMERLGREAHQHNIVVDILCAGTCPVRVPVLQPLANASGGVLVLHDDFGEAFGVNLQRASARAASSHGLLEIRCSDDILVTQVVGPGEEANIDTHETFKNDMAVSIQMLSVEETQCFSISMQNKHDIKSDYVFFQFAIQYSNVYQADIARVITIRLPTVDSVSAYLQSVQDEVAAVIIAKRTLLQAKSYSDAIDMQTTIDERIKDIASKFGSQVPKSKLYRFPKEISLLPELLFHLRRGPLLGSIVGHEDERSVLRNLFLNASFDLSLRMIAPRCLMHREGGTFEELPAYDLAMQSDTAVVLDHGTDVFIWLGAELAADEGRSAAALAACRTLAEELTELRFPAPRILAFKEGSSQARYFVSRLIPANKDPPYEQEARFPQLRTLTIEQRTKLKSSFIHFDDPSFCEWIRGLKAVPPEPI; this comes from the exons ATGGCTACTCCGCCACAAGCATCTCCCGGAGCACCTAATACTGATAAAAAGAGTCCAATGACTCCTGCTCCTCCCACAATTTCACCTGGTGCACCTAGATTCACTCCTCCAAATTTACAACAAGATCAGATCGCTTCCCCTTCGATAAAGAATCCGATTATGCTATCACCGGAAAATGGGGTCAAAACCGGAAGCCCTGTTCCCCATCTGAGTACTCCTCCTGGCCCTCCTGTATTTACATCACCTGTCCGGCCTGCTGCCGTGCCTTTCCGAACCTCTCCTGTGACCCCCCAGCCGGTGGCTTTCTCATCAGGTTCGTCTTTGCCCACATCTTCACCTCCCCATTTTCCGAATGGGTCAGCTGAGCTTCAACAGCAACTTCCCGGTGCTACAGAGGAATCAATGCCCGCAGGAGAGTCACCATGCGTTTTATTCTCAGCTCATAAG TTGTTGAAACACAAGAAGCTAGCAAATGTACCTAGTTTAGGCTTCGGAGTATTGGTTTCTCCTGGGAGGGAAACTTCAACGGGTCCTCAAGTGATACACCGTGATCCTCATCGATGCCATAATTGTGGAGCTTATTCAAATCTTTATTCCAACATACTAATTGGCTCAGGCCAATGGCAGTGTGTAATATGCCGGAATCTAAATGGAAGTGAAGGTGAATATATAGCTTCAAGCAAGGAAGAGCTCCGTAATTTTCCTGAGCTGTCGTCACCTTTGGTTGATTTTATTCAAACAGGGAATAAGAGGCCAAGTTTTGTACCTGTTACTGATTCCAGAACTTCCGCACCGGTTGTTCTTGTTATTGATGAATGTTTAGATGAGGCACACCTTCAGCATTTACAGAGCTCCTTGCATGCTTTTGTCGATTCAGTACCACCGACAACCAGAATAGGAATCATTTTGTATGGTAGCACAGTATCAGTGTATGACTTTACGGAGGAATCCATAGCGTCTGCTGATGTGATTCCTGGTGGCACTTCACCAACACAGGAGACCTTGAAAGGATTGATTTATGGAACTGGTATATACTTGTCGCCAATGCATGCTTCAAAAGAGGTTGCACACCTAATATTCTCTTCATTGAGGCCATACAAGTTGAATGTTCCAGAAGTGTCAAGAGATAGATGCTTGGGTACTGCTGTTGAGGTCGCTGTGGCAATTATTCAAGGACCATCTGTAGATATGTCTCGAGGTGTAGTTAAAAGGCCAGGTGGCAATAGCAGGATCATTGTTTGTGCTGGCGGACCAAATACTTATGGTCCTGGGTCTGTCCCTCATTCTTATACTCACCCTAATTATCCTCATAGAGAAAAGACAGCAATCAAATGGATGGAGCGACTTGGTCGTGAGGCTCATCAACATAACATAGTGGTTGACATTCTCTGTGCAGGGACTTGCCCTGTAAGGGTTCCTGTGCTGCAGCCACTTGCAAATGCTTCAGGAGGTGTGTTGGTTCTTCATGATGACTTTGGTGAAGCCTTTGGTGTAAACTTACAAAGGGCATCTGCCAGAGCTGCCAGTTCCCATGGTTTGTTGGAGATACGTTGTTCTGATGATATTCTTGTTACTCAGGTTGTGGGTCCTGGTGAAGAGGCAAATATAGACACCCATGAAACCTTTAAAAATGATATGGCTGTCTCTATTCAAATGCTGAGTGTTGAAGAAACACAGTGCTTCTCAATATCGATgcagaataaacatgacatcAAGAGTGATTACGTATTTTTCCAGTTTGCTATTCAATACTCAAATGTTTATCAAGCTGATATAGCTAGAGTGATTACTATCAGATTGCCAACTGTGGATAGTGTTTCGGCCTATCTTCAGAGTGTTCAAGATGAGGTGGCTGCAGTCATAATTGCCAAGAGGACTCTGCTGCAAGCAAAAAGTTATTCTGATGCAATTGATATGCAGACAACAATAGATGAGAGAATTAAAGATATTGCTTCAAAATTTGGGTCTCAAGTGCCAAAGTCAAAGCTTTATCGGTTCCCAAAAGAAATATCTTTACTACCAGAGCTTCTATTCCATCTTAGGAGGGGCCCACTGTTGGGAAGTATAGTTGGTCATGAAGATGAGAGGTCTGTACTGCGGAATTTGTTTTTGAACGCATCCTTTGATCTTTCTCTTCGCATGATTGCCCCTCGTTGTCTGATGCACCGGGAAGGAGGCACTTTCGAAGAATTGCCTGCTTATGATCTCGCCATGCAGTCTGATACAGCTGTTGTTCTAGACCATGGTACAGATGTCTTCATTTGGTTG GGTGCCGAACTTGCAGCTGATGAAGGAAGAAGTGCAGCAGCTTTGGCAGCTTGTAGAACATTGGCTGAAGAGCTCACGGAGTTACGATTTCCAGCACCTCGGATCCTGGCATTCAAG GAGGGCAGCTCTCAGGCTCGATATTTTGTTTCTCGGCTCATACCAGCAAACAAGGATCCTCCTTACGAGCAg GAGGCAAGATTTCCTCAGCTTCGAACCCTGACAATTGAACAACGGACGAAACTGAAAAGCAGTTTTATACATTTCGATGATCCGAGCTTCTGCGAATGGATTCGGGGTTTAAAAGCAGTGCCCCCGGAACCAATCTAA
- the LOC105764009 gene encoding proline--tRNA ligase, cytoplasmic: MAGGEQKKGGGEQKKAGGGGKKKEVKKETGLGLSFTKDENFGEWYSEVVVNGEMIEYYDISGCYILRPWAMSIWENMQTFFDAEIKKMKVKNCYFPLFVSPGVLQKEKDHIEGFAPEVAWVTKSGESDLEVPIAIRPTSETVMYPYYSKWIRGHRDLPLKLNQWCNVVRWEFSNPTPFIRSREFLWQEGHTAFATKEEADTEVLQILELYRRIYEEFLAIPVTKGRKSELEKFAGGLYTTSVEAFIPNTGRGIQGATSHCLGQNFAKMFEINFENEKGEKSMVWQNSWAYSTRTIGVMVMVHGDNKGLVLPPKVAALQVIVIPVPYKDADTQGIFDACAATVAILSDAGIRAEADLRENYSPGWKYSNWEMKGVPLRIEIGPRDLANNQVRAVRRDNGEKADISRVFLVEQVKGMLEKIQQNLFDVAKRKRDACIEVVKTWDEFIKALGQKKLILAPWCDEEEVEKDVKARTKGEMGAAKSLCTPFEQPELPEGTKCFASGKPATKWTYWGRSY; this comes from the exons ATGGCTGGAGGGGAGCAGAAAAAGGGTGGAGGGGAGCAGAAAAAGGCTGGCGGTG GAGGGAAAAAGAAGGAAGTGAAGAAGGAAACTGGTTTGGGTCTCTCCTTTACCAAGGATGAGAATTTTGGTGAATGGTACTCTGAG GTTGTTGtcaatggtgaaatgattgagtaCTATGACATTTCTGGATGTTATATTCTTAGGCCATGGGCAATGTCAATATGGGAGAACATGCAA ACGTTCTTCGATGCGGAAATCAAGAAAATGAAAGTCAAGAATTGTTATTTCCCTCTTTTTGTATCTCCGGGTGTTTTGCAAAAGGAGAAGGATCACATAGAGGGTTTTGCTCCCGAG GTTGCTTGGGTGACAAAATCTGGTGAGTCTGATTTGGAGGTGCCAATTGCTATCCGCCCAACTAGTGAGACAGTTATGTATCCCTACTATTCTAAGTGGATAAGAGGACACCGTGACTTGCCTTTGAAGCTTAACCAGTGGTGCAATGTTGTTCGATGGGAGTTTAGCAACCCCACACCATTTATCAG GAGTCGTGAATTTCTATGGCAGGAAGGGCATACTGCCTTCGCAACCAAGGAAGAGGCAGACACTGAG GTTCTTCAAATATTGGAGCTATACCGACGTATATATGAAGAATTCTTGGCAATTCCTGTTACGAAAGGCAGGAAGAGTGAACTGGAGAAGTTTGCTGGTGGACTTTACACAACCAGCGTTGAG GCATTTATTCCAAACACTGGCCGTGGTATTCAAGGTGCAACCTCCCATTGTTTGGGCCAAAACTTCGCAAAAATGTTTGAGAtaaactttgaaaatgaaaaggggGAAAAGTCTATGGTCTGGCAGAATTCCTGGGCATATAGCACTCGAACG attGGGGTAATGGTGATGGTTCATGGGGATAACAAAGGCTTAGTGCTGCCTCCAAAAGTAGCAGCTTTGCAAGTTATTGTGATTCCTGTGCCCTACAAAGATGCAGATACTCAAGGTATCTTTGATGCCTGTGCTGCCACTGTGGCAATCCTCTCTGATGCTGGTATTCGTGCTGAAGCTGATCTTAGAGAGAACTACTCACCTGGTTGGAAGTACTCAAACTGGGAAATGAAAGGTGTTCCACTAAGGATTGAAATAGGACCTCGAGACTTGGCAAATAATCAG GTGCGTGCAGTTCGCCGTGACAATGGAGAAAAGGCTGATATCTCTAGAGTCTTTTTGGTTGAACAAGTAAAAGGAATGTTGGAAAAGATTCAACAGAACCTATTTGATGTGGCAAAACGAAAAAGAGATGCCTGCATTGAAGTTGTAAAAACTTGGGATGAGTTTATAAAAGCTCTCGGGCAAAAGAAACTGATCTTAGCTCCTTGGTGTGATGAGGAG GAGGTGGAGAAAGATGTTAAAGCTCGAACAAAGGGTGAGATGGGAGCAGCTAAGTCTCTATGTACCCCATTTGAACAGCCTGAACTTCCAGAAG GTACTAAATGCTTTGCTTCTGGGAAGCCTGCAACAAAGTGGACCTATTGGGGCAGAAGTTACTAG
- the LOC105764010 gene encoding protein transport protein SEC23 isoform X2, translating into MATPPQASPGAPNTDKKSPMTPAPPTISPGAPRFTPPNLQQDQIASPSIKNPIMLSPENGVKTGSPVPHLSTPPGPPVFTSPVRPAAVPFRTSPVTPQPVAFSSGSSLPTSSPPHFPNGSAELQQQLPGATEESMPAGESPCVLFSAHKLLKHKKLANVPSLGFGVLVSPGRETSTGPQVIHRDPHRCHNCGAYSNLYSNILIGSGQWQCVICRNLNGSEGEYIASSKEELRNFPELSSPLVDFIQTGNKRPSFVPVTDSRTSAPVVLVIDECLDEAHLQHLQSSLHAFVDSVPPTTRIGIILYGSTVSVYDFTEESIASADVIPGGTSPTQETLKGLIYGTGIYLSPMHASKEVAHLIFSSLRPYKLNVPEVSRDRCLGTAVEVAVAIIQGPSVDMSRGVVKRPGGNSRIIVCAGGPNTYGPGSVPHSYTHPNYPHREKTAIKWMERLGREAHQHNIVVDILCAGTCPVRVPVLQPLANASGGVLVLHDDFGEAFGVNLQRASARAASSHGLLEIRCSDDILVTQVVGPGEEANIDTHETFKNDMAVSIQMLSVEETQCFSISMQNKHDIKSDYVFFQFAIQYSNVYQADIARVITIRLPTVDSVSAYLQSVQDEVAAVIIAKRTLLQAKSYSDAIDMQTTIDERIKDIASKFGSQVPKSKLYRFPKEISLLPELLFHLRRGPLLGSIVGHEDERSVLRNLFLNASFDLSLRMIAPRCLMHREGGTFEELPAYDLAMQSDTAVVLDHGTDVFIWLGAELAADEGRSAAALAACRTLAEELTELRFPAPRILAFKLSGSIFCFSAHTSKQGSSLRAGGKISSASNPDN; encoded by the exons ATGGCTACTCCGCCACAAGCATCTCCCGGAGCACCTAATACTGATAAAAAGAGTCCAATGACTCCTGCTCCTCCCACAATTTCACCTGGTGCACCTAGATTCACTCCTCCAAATTTACAACAAGATCAGATCGCTTCCCCTTCGATAAAGAATCCGATTATGCTATCACCGGAAAATGGGGTCAAAACCGGAAGCCCTGTTCCCCATCTGAGTACTCCTCCTGGCCCTCCTGTATTTACATCACCTGTCCGGCCTGCTGCCGTGCCTTTCCGAACCTCTCCTGTGACCCCCCAGCCGGTGGCTTTCTCATCAGGTTCGTCTTTGCCCACATCTTCACCTCCCCATTTTCCGAATGGGTCAGCTGAGCTTCAACAGCAACTTCCCGGTGCTACAGAGGAATCAATGCCCGCAGGAGAGTCACCATGCGTTTTATTCTCAGCTCATAAG TTGTTGAAACACAAGAAGCTAGCAAATGTACCTAGTTTAGGCTTCGGAGTATTGGTTTCTCCTGGGAGGGAAACTTCAACGGGTCCTCAAGTGATACACCGTGATCCTCATCGATGCCATAATTGTGGAGCTTATTCAAATCTTTATTCCAACATACTAATTGGCTCAGGCCAATGGCAGTGTGTAATATGCCGGAATCTAAATGGAAGTGAAGGTGAATATATAGCTTCAAGCAAGGAAGAGCTCCGTAATTTTCCTGAGCTGTCGTCACCTTTGGTTGATTTTATTCAAACAGGGAATAAGAGGCCAAGTTTTGTACCTGTTACTGATTCCAGAACTTCCGCACCGGTTGTTCTTGTTATTGATGAATGTTTAGATGAGGCACACCTTCAGCATTTACAGAGCTCCTTGCATGCTTTTGTCGATTCAGTACCACCGACAACCAGAATAGGAATCATTTTGTATGGTAGCACAGTATCAGTGTATGACTTTACGGAGGAATCCATAGCGTCTGCTGATGTGATTCCTGGTGGCACTTCACCAACACAGGAGACCTTGAAAGGATTGATTTATGGAACTGGTATATACTTGTCGCCAATGCATGCTTCAAAAGAGGTTGCACACCTAATATTCTCTTCATTGAGGCCATACAAGTTGAATGTTCCAGAAGTGTCAAGAGATAGATGCTTGGGTACTGCTGTTGAGGTCGCTGTGGCAATTATTCAAGGACCATCTGTAGATATGTCTCGAGGTGTAGTTAAAAGGCCAGGTGGCAATAGCAGGATCATTGTTTGTGCTGGCGGACCAAATACTTATGGTCCTGGGTCTGTCCCTCATTCTTATACTCACCCTAATTATCCTCATAGAGAAAAGACAGCAATCAAATGGATGGAGCGACTTGGTCGTGAGGCTCATCAACATAACATAGTGGTTGACATTCTCTGTGCAGGGACTTGCCCTGTAAGGGTTCCTGTGCTGCAGCCACTTGCAAATGCTTCAGGAGGTGTGTTGGTTCTTCATGATGACTTTGGTGAAGCCTTTGGTGTAAACTTACAAAGGGCATCTGCCAGAGCTGCCAGTTCCCATGGTTTGTTGGAGATACGTTGTTCTGATGATATTCTTGTTACTCAGGTTGTGGGTCCTGGTGAAGAGGCAAATATAGACACCCATGAAACCTTTAAAAATGATATGGCTGTCTCTATTCAAATGCTGAGTGTTGAAGAAACACAGTGCTTCTCAATATCGATgcagaataaacatgacatcAAGAGTGATTACGTATTTTTCCAGTTTGCTATTCAATACTCAAATGTTTATCAAGCTGATATAGCTAGAGTGATTACTATCAGATTGCCAACTGTGGATAGTGTTTCGGCCTATCTTCAGAGTGTTCAAGATGAGGTGGCTGCAGTCATAATTGCCAAGAGGACTCTGCTGCAAGCAAAAAGTTATTCTGATGCAATTGATATGCAGACAACAATAGATGAGAGAATTAAAGATATTGCTTCAAAATTTGGGTCTCAAGTGCCAAAGTCAAAGCTTTATCGGTTCCCAAAAGAAATATCTTTACTACCAGAGCTTCTATTCCATCTTAGGAGGGGCCCACTGTTGGGAAGTATAGTTGGTCATGAAGATGAGAGGTCTGTACTGCGGAATTTGTTTTTGAACGCATCCTTTGATCTTTCTCTTCGCATGATTGCCCCTCGTTGTCTGATGCACCGGGAAGGAGGCACTTTCGAAGAATTGCCTGCTTATGATCTCGCCATGCAGTCTGATACAGCTGTTGTTCTAGACCATGGTACAGATGTCTTCATTTGGTTG GGTGCCGAACTTGCAGCTGATGAAGGAAGAAGTGCAGCAGCTTTGGCAGCTTGTAGAACATTGGCTGAAGAGCTCACGGAGTTACGATTTCCAGCACCTCGGATCCTGGCATTCAAG CTCTCAGGCTCGATATTTTGTTTCTCGGCTCATACCAGCAAACAAGGATCCTCCTTACGAGCAg GAGGCAAGATTTCCTCAGCTTCGAACCCTGACAATTGA